Proteins from one Amycolatopsis benzoatilytica AK 16/65 genomic window:
- a CDS encoding amidohydrolase: MNDSTTLLLGGRVYTPSSSDATAMAVSGGTVVWVGQDAPARALHPDAEVVDLGGAFVAPAFVDAHVHATSTGLHLTGLDLTAARSAADLLAAVREAVVPGRVLLAHGWDESAWSEPRLPSRAELDAAAGDTPVYLSRVDVHSALVSSALARLAPGVESAAGWSADGPLTRDAHHRVRGAVRDAVSRSHRQEAQRAFLAAAAARGIVSVHECAGPDISGPEDFADLLALAAEPGLPEVVGYWGELNGLETARRLGAHGVGGDLFVDGALGSRTAALSSPYSDEPGTSGSLYADATVIANHLVACTEAGLQAGFHVIGDAAAAEVVEGFRRAEKQVGQRALAARHHRLEHLEMVTAEQARALAGWGVVASVQPMFDEAWGGGSGMYSERLGARAAALNPFAQLAAEGVVLAFGSDAPVTALDPWAAVRAAVHHHTPEARLSARAAFTAHTRAGHRAAGVNDGVTGSLVPGAPAHYAIWDAADLVVATADTRVQRWSTDPRSGVPPLPRLEPGTPLPRCLRTVRGGTVIYDEFTPAA, from the coding sequence GTGAACGACAGCACCACGCTTCTGCTCGGCGGCCGCGTCTACACCCCGTCGTCCTCGGACGCGACCGCGATGGCGGTTTCCGGCGGCACCGTCGTATGGGTCGGGCAGGACGCGCCCGCCCGCGCGCTGCACCCGGACGCCGAGGTGGTCGACCTGGGCGGGGCGTTCGTCGCACCGGCGTTCGTGGACGCGCACGTGCACGCCACGTCCACCGGACTGCACCTCACCGGCCTCGACCTGACCGCCGCCCGCAGCGCCGCCGACCTGCTCGCCGCGGTCCGCGAGGCCGTCGTTCCCGGGCGGGTCCTGCTGGCGCACGGCTGGGACGAGTCCGCGTGGTCCGAACCCCGGCTGCCCAGCCGCGCCGAACTGGACGCGGCCGCCGGCGACACCCCGGTCTACCTGAGCCGCGTCGACGTCCATTCCGCGCTGGTGTCCAGCGCTCTCGCCCGGCTCGCGCCGGGCGTCGAATCGGCCGCTGGCTGGTCCGCCGACGGCCCGCTGACCCGCGACGCGCACCATCGCGTCCGCGGAGCCGTCCGCGACGCGGTCAGCCGATCGCACCGGCAGGAAGCGCAACGCGCCTTCCTCGCCGCCGCCGCCGCGCGCGGGATCGTGTCGGTGCACGAATGCGCCGGCCCGGACATCTCCGGCCCGGAAGACTTCGCCGACCTGCTCGCTCTCGCCGCCGAGCCCGGTCTGCCCGAGGTGGTCGGCTACTGGGGCGAGCTGAACGGCCTGGAAACCGCCCGCCGGCTCGGCGCGCACGGCGTCGGCGGGGACCTCTTCGTCGACGGCGCGCTCGGCTCCCGCACGGCCGCGCTGAGCAGCCCGTACTCCGACGAGCCCGGCACGTCCGGCTCGCTCTACGCCGACGCGACCGTCATCGCGAACCATCTCGTCGCCTGCACCGAGGCCGGCCTGCAGGCGGGCTTCCACGTCATCGGCGACGCGGCCGCTGCGGAGGTCGTCGAAGGGTTCCGCCGAGCGGAGAAGCAGGTCGGCCAGCGCGCGCTCGCCGCGCGCCACCACCGGCTGGAGCACTTGGAGATGGTCACCGCCGAGCAGGCCCGCGCGCTCGCCGGCTGGGGGGTCGTCGCGTCGGTGCAGCCGATGTTCGACGAGGCCTGGGGAGGCGGGTCCGGGATGTACTCCGAACGCCTCGGCGCACGCGCCGCCGCGCTGAATCCCTTCGCGCAGCTCGCCGCCGAGGGCGTCGTCCTCGCGTTCGGCAGCGACGCCCCGGTCACCGCGCTCGATCCGTGGGCCGCGGTCCGCGCCGCCGTGCACCACCACACCCCCGAAGCGCGCCTGTCCGCCCGTGCCGCCTTCACCGCGCACACCCGCGCCGGACACCGCGCAGCCGGGGTCAACGACGGCGTGACCGGGAGCCTCGTCCCCGGCGCGCCCGCGCACTACGCGATCTGGGACGCCGCGGACCTCGTCGTCGCCACCGCCGACACCCGCGTGCAGCGCTGGTC
- a CDS encoding KamA family radical SAM protein has protein sequence MTAIQEPVPTAAAFDQPYEYARAELVEPDWRRFPGWHDVTEAEWRDAQWQRVHCVRNVKQLRALMGDLLEERFYEDLVADQREMATMSMLLPPQMINTMAPHAGTDPAKVTEAFYADPIRRYMLPVRSDRHAQWPSHPHAERDSLHEAEMWVVEGLTHRYPTKVLAEMISTCPQYCGHCTRMDLVGNSTEQVEKHKLSLKPVDRQDAMIDYLKRTPGVRDVVVSGGDVANVPWPQLESFLMRLMDIETVRDIRLATKALAALPQHWLQPKVTEGLQRVALTAQARGVNLAIHTHVNHAQSVTPLVAEAARTALQVGVRDVRNQGVLMRGVNATPAELLDLCFALQGEANILPYYFYMCDMIPNAEHWRVAVWEAQELQHSIMGYLPGYATPRIVCDVPYVGKRWVHQLAEYDRELGISYWTKNYRTGIEHEDPEALQRKYPYYDPIQTLPEAGRKWWAEQPRG, from the coding sequence ATGACTGCGATCCAGGAACCTGTGCCGACTGCCGCCGCCTTCGACCAGCCGTATGAATACGCGCGCGCCGAGCTGGTGGAACCCGACTGGCGCCGCTTCCCCGGCTGGCACGACGTCACCGAAGCGGAGTGGCGCGACGCCCAGTGGCAGCGCGTGCACTGCGTGCGCAACGTGAAGCAGCTGCGCGCCCTGATGGGCGATCTGCTGGAGGAGCGGTTCTACGAGGACCTGGTCGCCGACCAGCGCGAGATGGCCACCATGTCGATGCTGCTGCCGCCGCAGATGATCAACACGATGGCCCCGCACGCGGGCACCGACCCGGCGAAGGTGACCGAGGCGTTCTACGCCGACCCGATCCGCCGGTACATGCTCCCGGTCCGCAGCGACCGGCACGCGCAGTGGCCGAGCCACCCGCACGCCGAGCGCGACTCGCTGCACGAGGCCGAGATGTGGGTGGTCGAGGGGCTCACCCACCGCTACCCGACCAAAGTGCTGGCCGAAATGATCTCCACCTGCCCGCAGTACTGCGGCCACTGCACCCGGATGGACCTCGTCGGCAACTCGACCGAACAGGTGGAGAAGCACAAGCTCTCGCTCAAGCCGGTCGACCGCCAGGACGCGATGATCGACTACCTCAAGCGCACGCCCGGCGTGCGCGACGTCGTGGTATCCGGCGGCGACGTCGCCAATGTGCCGTGGCCGCAGCTGGAGTCGTTCCTGATGCGGCTGATGGACATCGAGACCGTCCGCGACATCCGCCTCGCCACCAAGGCGCTCGCCGCGCTGCCGCAGCACTGGCTCCAGCCGAAGGTCACCGAAGGCCTGCAGCGGGTGGCGCTCACCGCGCAGGCCCGCGGTGTGAACCTGGCGATCCACACGCACGTGAACCACGCGCAGTCAGTGACCCCGCTGGTCGCCGAGGCGGCGCGCACGGCACTGCAAGTGGGCGTGCGGGACGTGCGGAACCAGGGCGTGCTGATGCGCGGGGTGAACGCGACGCCGGCGGAGCTGCTGGACCTGTGCTTCGCACTGCAGGGCGAAGCGAACATCCTGCCGTACTACTTCTACATGTGCGACATGATCCCGAACGCGGAACACTGGCGCGTCGCGGTGTGGGAGGCGCAGGAACTGCAGCACTCGATCATGGGATACCTGCCCGGGTACGCGACGCCGCGCATCGTGTGCGACGTCCCGTACGTCGGGAAGCGGTGGGTGCACCAGCTGGCCGAGTACGACCGGGAGCTGGGGATCTCGTACTGGACGAAGAACTACCGGACCGGGATCGAGCACGAGGACCCGGAGGCGTTGCAGCGGAAGTACCCGTACTACGACCCGATCCAGACTCTGCCGGAAGCCGGGCGGAAGTGGTGGGCCGAGCAGCCACGAGGCTGA
- a CDS encoding DUF6286 domain-containing protein, producing the protein MKRRTRRSVPATLTACVLLAACVLLAVAAIQRLTGHPPWLDYRSVASAVHDAHWADPLTAIVSAAVVAVGLILLLAALLPGKRRVLPLEGTPDSGADSASYRTALHAAAAAVDGVDKARLSPGGRTVKVRVKTARTRTEGLAEAVRSAVEARLDSIAPSRRPSVRVRVRATREAS; encoded by the coding sequence GCGTCCTGCTGGCGGCATGCGTTCTGCTCGCCGTCGCCGCGATCCAGCGGCTCACCGGACATCCGCCGTGGCTGGACTACCGCTCGGTCGCGTCGGCTGTGCACGACGCGCATTGGGCGGATCCGCTCACCGCGATCGTCTCGGCCGCTGTCGTCGCCGTCGGGCTGATCTTGCTGCTGGCCGCGCTCCTTCCAGGCAAGCGCCGGGTCCTCCCGTTGGAGGGGACACCGGATTCCGGCGCCGACAGCGCGAGCTACCGAACGGCGTTGCACGCTGCCGCCGCCGCGGTGGACGGAGTCGACAAGGCCCGGCTCTCGCCGGGCGGGCGCACGGTGAAGGTCCGGGTGAAGACGGCGCGCACCCGGACCGAGGGACTGGCCGAAGCCGTCCGCTCCGCGGTGGAGGCGCGGCTGGACAGCATCGCGCCCTCCCGCCGGCCCTCAGTGCGCGTCCGGGTCCGGGCGACGAGGGAGGCGTCATGA